A genome region from Cognatishimia activa includes the following:
- a CDS encoding MarR family winged helix-turn-helix transcriptional regulator: MTDQENQGISATNFDIADFIPYRLAVAARAYSEEVAAIYREKFGLSIPEWRVLAHLMKEGKASVRDIEARVTMEKSKVSRAADRLKDRGLLTKRADTMDRRLVHIELTEDGEALMAELIPMVIALQKDFEARLGDDLDGLDRALTRILKDDVK; encoded by the coding sequence ATGACAGATCAGGAAAATCAGGGCATCAGCGCCACGAATTTTGACATCGCGGATTTCATTCCGTACCGCCTTGCTGTTGCTGCGCGCGCCTACAGCGAAGAGGTCGCGGCGATCTATCGCGAGAAATTCGGTCTTTCGATTCCGGAATGGCGCGTGCTTGCGCATTTAATGAAAGAAGGCAAAGCCTCGGTTCGGGATATTGAAGCCCGTGTAACCATGGAGAAGTCCAAGGTCAGCCGCGCAGCCGACCGGCTTAAAGACCGCGGCTTGTTAACGAAACGCGCGGACACAATGGACCGTCGCCTTGTTCATATCGAACTCACTGAGGATGGCGAAGCGCTAATGGCTGAGCTCATCCCAATGGTGATCGCCTTACAGAAGGACTTTGAAGCCCGTTTGGGAGATGATCTCGACGGTTTGGACCGCGCGCTGACGCGGATCCTTAAGGACGACGTCAAATAA
- a CDS encoding glycosyltransferase family 4 protein: MSKPRIVHLLDDTTTGGVTRVVTHICNSQRLANQADHEIRVIPKNAADVPVIEADLIVSHLTVSWRGLAGLIALRAKHPNISLIHVEHSYTQSFTALNVAKRERFFSLLRTAYSLFDTVVGVSRAQYSWLVTRDLVAPERSCVIRSAVDLSAFAALEAPTGPCRVFGAIGRLEPQKGFDTLIMAFSQCQEPDARLRIFGRGGQHEELERMAQIDPRITLEGHAPDPVRAMSEVQAVLLPSRWEAYGLVAQEALAARRRTLVAPVDGLCDQLEDGAHRVARNTVADWTRAIDASLTADLSKIPDSQARLSERVAGVFERNWEGLIARSLVKELPVAA; encoded by the coding sequence ATGAGTAAACCACGTATTGTACATCTGCTGGACGACACTACCACAGGCGGCGTAACTCGCGTCGTGACCCATATCTGCAACTCGCAGCGGTTGGCAAATCAAGCGGATCATGAAATTCGTGTCATCCCCAAGAACGCCGCCGACGTGCCGGTGATTGAGGCGGATTTGATCGTCTCACACCTGACTGTCAGCTGGCGTGGCTTGGCGGGATTGATTGCCCTGCGCGCCAAACATCCAAACATTTCGCTGATTCATGTCGAGCACAGCTATACTCAAAGCTTCACAGCCCTGAATGTGGCCAAACGCGAAAGGTTCTTTTCCCTGCTGCGTACGGCCTATTCTCTGTTTGACACAGTGGTTGGCGTCAGCCGCGCGCAATACAGCTGGCTGGTGACTCGCGATCTTGTGGCCCCGGAACGGTCTTGTGTCATTCGCTCGGCCGTAGACCTTTCGGCTTTCGCAGCGCTCGAGGCTCCCACAGGCCCTTGTCGCGTGTTTGGGGCCATCGGGCGGCTGGAACCTCAGAAGGGGTTTGATACGCTGATCATGGCGTTCAGCCAGTGCCAGGAACCTGACGCGCGTCTGCGTATTTTTGGGCGCGGTGGTCAGCACGAAGAATTGGAGCGCATGGCTCAGATCGACCCGCGCATCACATTGGAAGGCCACGCCCCGGACCCCGTCCGCGCCATGTCAGAGGTGCAGGCCGTCTTGCTACCCTCTCGGTGGGAGGCCTATGGGCTGGTCGCGCAAGAAGCACTCGCCGCACGTCGCCGGACCTTGGTGGCCCCTGTGGATGGGCTTTGCGATCAACTCGAAGACGGCGCGCATCGCGTCGCGCGCAACACCGTTGCGGATTGGACGCGGGCTATTGATGCCAGCCTGACCGCAGATCTGAGCAAGATCCCAGACTCGCAGGCCCGCCTGTCAGAACGTGTCGCGGGTGTCTTTGAGCGCAACTGGGAAGGCTTGATCGCGCGCAGCTTGGTGAAGGAACTGCCTGTGGCTGCGTAG